In Zingiber officinale cultivar Zhangliang chromosome 6A, Zo_v1.1, whole genome shotgun sequence, a single genomic region encodes these proteins:
- the LOC121995651 gene encoding cold-responsive protein kinase 1-like gives MPCFSCFFRKQSASQRRRSVQELAGMEDVIKIYSYNELRQATQDFSLANKIGEGGFGYVFKGKLKDGLVVAIKVLSSESKQGVQEFLNELKTIANVVHENLVRIYGCCVEEDYRILVYNYVENNSLAQTLLGRGHSNIQFTWRTRCNICIGVARGLAFLHYEVKPPIVHRDIKASNILLDKNLIPKISDFGLARLMPENVTHVSTRVAGTIGYLAPEYALRGQLTRRADVYSFGVLLLEIISGRSNVNTRLPDEDQFLLERTWALYERGELLQIVDTFLANDFDVKEADRFLKVGLLCTQDNPKLRPPMPAVVMMLLGEREVLQKINKPGLISDFMELKVRQQNSNTLASDSHASSSITTNISTTFTSAVDHV, from the exons ATGCCTTGTTTCTCTTGCTTTTTTAGAAAGCAAAGTGCGTCCCAGAGGCGTCGGAGTGTTCAAG AACTAGCTGGCATGGAAGATGTAATAAAGATATACTCCTACAATGAACTGAGACAAGCTACTCAAGATTTTAGTCTCGCCAATAAAATTGGTGAAGGTGGTTTTGGTTATGTTTTCAAG GGGAAGCTTAAAGATGGATTGGTTGTTGCCATAAAGGTGCTCTCCAGTGAGTCGAAACAGGGAGTTCAGGAGTTCCTGAATGAGCTTAAAACAATAGCTAATGTTGTTCATGAGAATTTGGTTAGAATCTATGGCTGCTGTGTGGAAGAAGATTACAGAATCCTAGTGTACAATTATGTTGAAAATAACAGCCTAGCACAAACACTTCTTG GTAGGGGTCACAGTAACATTCAATTCACCTGGAGGACTAGATGCAATATATGCATTGGGGTTGCTCGTGGCCTGGCATTTCTACACTACGAAGTCAAACCTCCTATCGTGCACCGAGATATAAAGGCCAGTAACATTCTTCTCGATAAGAATTTGATTCCGAAAATCTCAGACTTCGGTTTGGCTAGGCTCATGCCCGAAAATGTGACCCATGTCAGCACTAGGGTTGCAGGGACAAT TGGCTACTTGGCACCTGAGTATGCATTACGAGGGCAGTTGACAAGGAGAGCAGATGTTTACAGCTTTGGTGTTCTTCTATTAGAAATAATTAGTGGAAGATCTAATGTAAATACAAGATTGCCAGATGAAGATCAATTTCTTCTTGAAAGG ACATGGGCACTGTATGAGCGTGGAGAGCTGCTGCAGATTGTAGACaccttccttgccaatgacttcGACGTCAAAGAGGCAGACCGGTTCTTGAAAGTTGGCTTGTTGTGCACACAAGACAACCCCAAATTGCGTCCGCCAATGCCAGCAGTTGTCATGATGCTGCTCGGCGAGAGGGAAGTCCTCCAGAAGATCAATAAGCCTGGCCTGATATCAGACTTCATGGAGCTGAAAGTTAGACAGCAGAATTCCAATACTCTTGCTTCAGATTCACACGCATCATCATCTATTACAACAAATATTTCGACGACCTTCACTTCGGCAGTTGATCATGTCTGA